From the Candidatus Zixiibacteriota bacterium genome, the window TTCTGACTTCCCTGGAGCGTAAATCTTAAGAGACCCAAAAAGAGTTTTTGACAAAAGTCGCCGATTCATTATCTTTATTTTAACGATGCATACTCCTCATACCTCAAGCATTAAGTATGCTCGACCAGAATACCCGTCACTGAGAAAATTGTTAAGAAAGGAATAAATATGTCTATCCGCCGGATATCTCTTCTGGCACTGTTGCTTCTGGCGGCAACCGCGGTTTACGCCGATGACCTTTATCTGCTGAGGATTGAAGGCAAGGAGGCGCTGGAGTATTCCAGACAGATTGCGGGTAATGCCTATGGCACAATCAACGGCCGTTTTCTGGTGGCGCTGAGCGATTCAGATGTCAGAAGTCTGCAATCATTGGGAGTTCCTCTCGAGCTGGTGTCGCGGGATTTTGACCCTGACCGCTATTATCTGGTTGCGCCGGTAAATCCGCTGGAGTTCCGCAAAGTGCTTCCCTTTGTATCTCTTTACACCGAAGAGAACTATTATATCATCGAAGCGACCGCCAGCGAAGCCGAACGGGTTCGTCTGAGTGGGTTTATGCCGGTTCCTCTGGCGGGAAGAACCACGCCGCTATTCTATAAGCCGCGAGAGGTAACCGCTTTTAAGCCGCTGGACTCTTACCCTTATGATACCCTTGCGCCCTATATTTTGCAGGACTCCCTCTATTCCTACAACACCAGGCTGGAAGCCTTTCGCACCCGTTATGTTGATTCCGATTCGATTCTGGCGGCGGAGGACTGGCTGTACGACAAATTTCTTTCGTTCGGATATACCCAGGTGAGCAAAGAACTTTTTTACTTACCCGGAATCGCCTGTAATAATATTGTCTGCGTAAAACCGGGAACCACGGAACCGGACAATGTAGTTGTCATCGGGGGGCACTTTGACTCCTATAACCAGCAGTCGAATCCATCGGTCTATGCTCCGGGAGCCGACGATAACGCCAGCGGCACCAGCGCCGTGCTGGAACTTGCGCGCGTTCTAAAAGATGTCCCGCTCAACAAGACGCTGATTTTTTATGCTTTTTCAGCGGAAGAAGTAGGGCTGGTCGGTTCTTATGTCGCCGCTCAAAATTTATATTTTCAGGGGACTAATATTGAGTATATGCTCAACTTTGATATGATAGGGTACACCGATGATGCCGTGAATGATGTCGTTCTCTTCAGCGGTCCTTTTACGGCTTATGCCGCCCTGATGGCATCTGCGGCTACGAGGGTAACCACCCTGATACCGTATTATGGCGGCTCGGCGGGAAATTCTGACCATGCCTCATTTGTCGATTTTGGATATCACGCCGTTTACGCCCAGGAGGGGGATTTCAACTTCCCCGGCTGGCATACCGACATTGACCTGACATCGCGAATGAACTTTTCCCATATGACAGAAATAGTCAGAATGGCTGTTGCCGGTTTGGGGCAGGCAGATATTGCCGCCAGTCCGACTTTTATCGACCGGGTTTATGATGTCGGCGACGGGCAGTCGCTTCAGATCAACTGGTCAAGCAATTGCCGCCCCGATTATACATATAAAATTGTGTATGGCGCCGAATCGGGAATCTATACCGATACACTCGCGGTGACGCCGCCGAATTGCACTTATACCATCAACGGTCTCCAGCAGGGAATAACATATTACCTTGCCGTCCTGGGGGAGAACGCGCAAGGTCATGGTCCTATCTATCTTCCGGAAGATTCCGGAGTCAGTTACGTGGAGCCGCGGGCGCCGCGTGGATTTGTTGTCGAACCTGACAGCGCCCGGATTGAATTATCCTGGCGCTCTAATAGTGAACTTGACCTGGACCATTACAAGATTTTGCGCCGGGAATCGGGTGGCGCATGGCAGACTCTGGTCCCCAGCCTGACCGACACCTTCTATATCGATTATGCCGTTCTCGGGCACACCATGTATGAATACACCGTTTTGGCTGTAGATAATCTCAACAACGAATCGGATACAGCGCTGGTGTCGGGAACCGTTCCAGCCACTTTTGATGGCGGTATCCTGTTTGTTGAAGAAACCGCCGCCGGCGGACTCAATCCGACGGAGCTGAAACAGGCCGCCTACTATGACAGCGTTTTCACCGGAATCATTAATACCAAACATCAAATCGGCCCGACCAATCAATATCTCACCCGCTCGCTGGCGGGGCAATACAGCTCTGTTCTCTGGTTTGATGATGATATATCGAGCCATCTGTTTGATGTTTCGCTTGATTCGATGCGATGGTATCTGGGATATGCCACCAACCTCATGCTGGCCGGCTTTCAGTCCGTTTACTGGCTGAGCGGCAACGGGCTGCAGGGACCGGGCGATTTCGTGTATGATGAATTCGGTATTACCCGTGTCACCGAGAACAGCGCCCTTGATTTTGTTGGAGCCACCGGGGTCAACGGCTGGCCCAATCTGTCGCTGAAAACCGGCAGTCCCTTCAATGGGGTCCTTCCCAGCGTCTCCGTATTTGAGACCCTCCCCGGAGCCACCCCAATTTATAATTATGACTCTCAGAGCAATAATCCGCTCTATGAAGGGAAGACTGCAGGCGTTATTTTCAACAGCGCTTCCGGCAAGAGAATCGCTTTGTCCTTCCCTATCTACTATCTGACCGCCAGTTCGGCGCAATCATTAATAGCCAGAGTGCTCACGGAGTTTGGAGAAGAGAGCGGCAGGCCTTTTGGTGATGTCAACGGAAACGGTATTGTTAATATCCTTGATGTTGTGGCGCTGATAAGCTACCTCTATAAATCGGGACCGGCTCCGGACGATTTAAACTATGCCGACCCGAACGGGAACTGCGCCATTAATATACTGGACATCACATATCTGGTCGCCTATCTGTATAAAGGGGGACCGGCTCCTGTTGCCGGCTGCGTTGAATAGGTCAACCGCAAATTGACATCCGATATAGAGGGCTCCCTGCGGAGCCCTTTTATTTTCCTTTATGACGCCTTATCGATGAAGTCTTCTGCACAATCTAAGAAATAATTGACCGTTATCAGGGGGCAGGGAAAATCTGCATCTTTTTATGACCTTGAAATTCAAGAAGTTAATCCTGGATATAAATATCGTCCTTCCTCCGGGGCACAGGCATCGATATTGCTGGTCTCAGTTATGATAAATTGCACCGGATACCGATTATGAATCCGAAACTGAAAATTGTCCGTATCGCCGACATCGTAAGTATTCAGAAGCCTGACCCCTCCCGCATTGCCTACTGGCGGGAGTATTTTGGCGCCCGTGAAATCTTTCCGCATCCGGTTGCCGTGGCTTCAATGGGGAAGGAGCGATATCTCCTGCTGGATGAATCATCGTACCTAGCCGCCGCTTTGGAGCAGAAACTGGAACATATTCCGGTGCAGCTGATGATTCTTCGGCCTAATGAGACGATTGATGCCTCTCTGGTTGTGGAGAGCCTAGAGGAGAGTCATATTTGCCAGTTTAATCTCTGTTTTCCGCGCGCCATGCTTGTCCCGGCAGCGGAGAAGAGGAAGCATTATCCGGCTTCCTTCATCAGCGCCGCTGTGACCTTCCCTGACCAGAGAAAACTCTATCTCGATTTCAGGCGAAACAAAGAGATGGCCCTGAACGGATATCTCTTCTATTTTCTAAATTTCCTCGAAAGAAATTTCGTCATCCGCGATAAAGCGCCGCTTTCGGAGCTGAAATCAACCAACCTCAAAGTCTCCCATATCGAGACCATCATAGATTTTTCGCATCTTACTCCTGACGACCTGCTGAATGCCGCCAGGAATGGTTTCAAATTTCCCTCCGGAATGATATCGGTTGCCGTGGGACCGAGACTCCTTGGAATCGATTTCCCCATAAGGGTCCTGCGGGAACGGGCGCCCCTTCGGGAAAAGAACCGCTTTCTTATCGACCTTCTGAATTACCGTATCCGCAGCGGTCATCCGGAATATTTCCGGTGCGGAGTCTGCCTGCTTAATCGTCATTAGACTTCCAGAAAAAAGTTGAATACGGCCGGTGATGTCTATAGATTGCCGGCAGTATGCTCATAATTGCGCAGGAGCTATGTCTGGACTGCGGCGGCTGTGTTCCCCTCTGCCCGGTAGAGGGGTTATTCCTTTCCTTCGAAGACCTTTTCTGTGACCAGGCTCTCTGCACTCTCTGCGGCGCCTGCCCTGAGTTCTGCCCGGTGAGAGCCATAACTTTGGAGCTGAAAGATGCGGTATGATGCGGTCGTCATCGGCGCCGGTCCGGCCGGTTCGATGGCGGCGGTCGAAATCGCCCGCGCCGGGTTCTCAGTAGCCCTGCTCGAGAAGCATTCGCAACCGGGTACTCCCTTATGCTGTGGAGAGGCGGTTTCCAAAGGGGCGCTCGACCGGCTGATGAGTCTGAAACCGGACTTAATTTCATGTACGATTGATGAGATAAAGGTGGTCTCTCCTGGTGGGAAAGCGATAACAGTCAAGCACCCGGGCGCCGGTTATATACTTAATCGTCCCCAGTTCGACCTGGAACTGGCGCGGCAAGCGGTTGCCGCCGGAGCGGAACTATTGACCGAGACCATTGGACTCCAACTGAGCGGAGAGACCGCCTTCGAGTCGCTTGCCATTGACAACCGGAAAGACGGACCAGGGACAATTGACGCGAGAATTTTCATTGCTGCCGACGGCGTAGAATCGAAAGTGGCGCGGCTGGCCGGCATCCCCAATCTGATTAACGTAAGAGAAACCGAGTCGCTTTTACAATATCGATTGAAGAATATTGAAGTCGACCCGGCGCTGATTGAAATTTATCTGGGGCGACGGATAGCCCCGTCAAGTTATCTCTGGATTTTCCCCAAGTCGGACCGCGAAGCCAATGTCGGGCTGGGTGTCTCCACCCGATTGACGCAGAAATTTCCGCCGGAGCAGTTGCTGAATGATTTTATCGGGTCAAGATTTCCGGGGGCAATTGAAGCGGGCAAATTCTGCGGTTTGGCGCCTCGATATCAGGGTGAAAGAATTTTCAGGTTGAAAAACCTTCTGGTTGCCGGCGATGCCGCTCGCGCCGATGACTCCATCTCGGGGGCAGGAATTCTGTACGCTCTGCTTTCTGGCAGATATGCCGGGATGGCGGCGGCGGCGTTTCTCAGAGGCGATATCAGGCAGGAGGCGGAGCTGGATCAGCTATATCCTAAGAAATTTCTCGATGAAAAGGGTGAAGAACTGGCGCTGTACCGCAAATTGCGGAATATCTATGACCGTCTTACAGACGATGATTTTGACGAGATCATTGTCGCGCTGATAGAATTTTTTGCCGCCCGCGATTCTGTTGCCGGCTTAAAACCGGGGCAGATTCTGGCCGGGCTGATAAAAACCCGGCCGAAACTACTGAAATATGTACGGCACCTGTGGTGAAAATCAGGAACTGGGAAGCGAGGCGACAAAGGCGGCAAGCTTGGACTTGTCCCGGGCAGCTTTGTTCTTATGGATAAGATTTTTGCCCGCCGCTCTGTCTATAGTGCTTGCCGCATCGCGAAAAATCTTTTCGGCTTCCGCGCGGCTCTTGCAGGCTTTAAGTTCTTTGACTATAGATTTCATATCCGAGCGGGCGGCACGATTCCGCTGACGCGCCAGGGCCGATGTCTTCATCCGTTTCTTGCAGGACTTATGGTATGGCAATCTTTTCCCTTTCTTTTTTCCAAAAATTAACCTTTAAATATATCCAAATACGCCGCTTTGTCAATGAGCAATAAAGAAAATCAATCAGTCGCCGCCTCGGCCGGGAAGGTTTCCCTGGCGACGGCAGTTTCCCGAATTCTGGGGCTGGTGCGAGAGCAGGTCCAGGCTTATTTCTTTGGCGCCGGAATGATGACCGATGCCTTTGTTGCCGCTTTTCGCATTCCCAATCTTCTCCGCGATCTGTTTGCCGAAGGAGCGCTATCCTCCGCCTTTGTGCCGGTTTTCAAAGAGAAGATTGTCAATCGCGGTAAAGAAGAGGCCTTCCGTCTCGCCAACCTGACCATCTCCAACCTGGTAATAATTGTCGGAGGCATTGTCGCGTTGGGGATAATTTTCACCCCGGCCCTGATTTATATCAGCGCCAAGGGGTTTTACGATGACCCGGCAAAGTTTGCTTTGACAGTCAATCTGACCCGAATCATGTTTGTTTTTCTTCTGATGGTCTCGGTATCGGCGGTACAGATGGGCATTCTCAACTCTTGCGGACGGTTTGGGGTGCCGGCGCTGGCTCCAACATTGTTTAATGCCGGGATGATTCTTGCCCCGGTGCTGCTTTACTCTTACTTTGAAGTCCCCATCTACACTATGGCAATCGGTGTCCTGCTGGGGGGGCTGGGGCAGATTCTGTTTCAAATTCCATCTCTCCGGAAAGTCGGGTATCGTTTCCAATTCAAGGCTGATTTCAAAGATGAGGGGATAGCAAGGATTAATCGTCTCATATCCCCTATGATTCTGGGACTTTCGGCTTCGAGAATAAATATTCTGGTCAGCACCCTGCTGGCGTCATTACTTGCGGAGGGGGCGATGTCGTATCTCAATTACGCATATCGACTAATGCATTTTCCTCTGGGCGTCTTCGGAGTGGCGTTAGGCACGGTGGCTTTGCCCAAAGTGTCGGAGCAGGTTGCCTCCCGACGGGAAGACCTTCTGGTGAAGACCTTCCATGAAGCGGTCGGCCTTTCAACATTCCTGGTTGTGCCGTCGGCTGTTTATCTGGCAGGATTTGGAACCGACCTGGTGCGTCTGATTTATGAACGGGGCGCTTTTGATGCTGCCGCAACCGCGAATACGGTGCAGGCGTTGCTCTTTTATTCTTTCGGATTAGTCGGCTTTGCCGGTGTCCGGGTGGCGGCGCCGGTCTTTTATGCCCTCGGCGACGCCAGAAAGCCGATGATTTATTCGCTGGTTTCGGTCGTAGTAAATATCGTTCTCAATTTCGCGTTAATCCCATTCTGGGGCTTTGCCGGCCTGGCGGCGGCGACGTCGGCCGCCGGCCTGGTAAATTTTGGTCAGCTCCTCTTTAGTCTCCGACGTCAAATTCCCGCCGTAGATATTAAATTCATCGCGGTCCATTTTGTCAAGGTATCCACAGCGGCGCTTTTGGCGTTCGTCTCAGTAAGATTTATTCCGTTTGACCGCTGGTTTGCTATTGCCGGTATCGGAGGGAAAGTCTTAACGGTGACTGCTCAGATTGCCGCCATGGGGATTATCTACCTTCTGATTTTGAAGATTCTCAAGGTGGAGGAAGTCGGCCGTCTTCTGTCATTTCTGAACCGATTAATTCGGAAATAGAGTATGGCTGCGGCGATTGCACCGGCACGAAAGTACCCTGCCGTTATTGCCCTGATAGGCGTGATATCAGGCATCTTGATTGCCGAGTATCTGCCGTTCTCGTCCTATCCCTATATAGTGTTTTCGCTTCTTCTCTTTGCGGGAACGCTCCTATGTTTCTTTCAGGGACGAATCTTTCTGTCGGCGCTCCTGGGAATCCTGGCTCTGGTCTGCCTCTCTGCTTTCGGATATGCTTTCAGGATTAAGACTTTCCCGCCGGGGCATATCAGTCATTTTGTAGATAATGACCGACCTCTGGAAATCTACGGCACAATTGACGATTGGCCTGTGCTGAAAGACAGAAGCACGGAAATATATCTTCAGGTTGATTCTCTGGCGGTGGAGCGTCAGATAGTTCATTCGTCAGGCCGGATTCTGCTAAGAATTATGACCCCCACGACTCGTCTGCAGTACGGCGACCGCATTATATTTGAATCGCGAGTCTATTCTGTTCGAGGGGGACGAAATCCATCCGGATTGGATTACCGCCGTTATCTGGTGCTCAAAGAGGTATTCGGAGTCGCCTACCAGCCGCATCAATTTGCGATTCAGGTTGACCCCGTTGGCGCCGGCAACATTCGTCGCGCAATCAGTCAATTAAGAACTGAGGTTGTTAGCGTTTTCAAAAGAACCCTGGGTCAGCGTGAAGCGGCTCTGGCATCAGGCTTCCTGATTGGAGAAACCCGCGACATTCCCCGGGATATATATGACCTCTTCCGAGACAGCGGAACTCTGCACTTGCTGGCCGTTTCCGGCTCGAATGTGGCGCTGGTGGTGATGTTCTTTGCATTTATATTCCGAGCATCTCCTTTTAATGCTATGGCTCGTACCTTGCTGCTTATATTGATTATCCTGATTTTTTCGTTTCTTTCCTATAATCAGCCCTCGGTGGTGCGGGCGTCGATAATGGCGAGTCTGGTTCTGCTCGGCAAGCTACTGCAGAAGCGTATCGACTACAACAATATCGTTGCCGCCACCGCCTTGCTCATTCTGGCCGTCAAGCCGACCGAGCTGTTTGATATCGGATTTCAGTTGTCTTTTGTCTGCGCCTGGGGGATTATATTTTTTGTCCCCAAAATTTCCGCCCTGTTCTTTCGATGGCGTCGGACATTTGTCTATCGCTTTGTCGGTTTGCCTCTCATTGTTTGCTTTATTGCACAACTGGTCTCGGTTCCACTGACCGGCTTTTACTTTCATCGTCTGCCTTTGATTTCATTCGCCGCCAATTTAGTTATCGTTCCGCTGGTTGGAATAATCGTGGTGGGAGATGTTATTCTTCTGGTTCTGTCATTCATATTGCCGCTTGCCGGCGACTTCGCCGGAGGTCTTCTCAATCCCCTCTTGAGTTTGAATATCAGTTTGCTGCGGTTTTTCGGCGACGACAGCATGACGCTTCAGGCCGGTGGTGTAATCGATTTTGTAATCCTGATATTTTACTACTTATTCTTCATATTTCTGGTTGCCGCAATTCGTGATGTACGGTATCGACGAATTCTGGTGATTTTGATTCTGGTCGCCCTGAATATTTTCTCCATCAGGGGCCTGGTTCGCGCCGAGCCGCAATTCCGGATGACGATTCTTTCGATTCCAGAAGGACTGGCGGCAGTTACCTACACCACTCCGGCTAAGGTAATACTTGCCAACATACCGCACCGCGATTACAGCTATGCGGAGCTGCTAATCACTCCGCTTCTTTACAACCGCGGTTTCACTGACCCGGAAATAATCGCTCTGGACGGCGATTACGATACGGTGCTGGAAGCGCTTCGTGTTGCCCGAAATGGCGCTTCGCGATTATATCTTCCTTTGCCCGCATACAACCTTTACCACGATATCCTGATTCAGCACGAAATGAAGCCGCCGGACAGCCAGGTTATATTTTATGCTGAGCCGGATTCGATGACAAAGAACAATTCTTCTGTGCTGCACCCTGGAATTATCACATTCCGTCTCGAAGCATATTCTCTGACTATCAGTTCGAGAGACGGTTTAACGCAAAATATGGTCGATTCTGAATACCCCAGCCATTTGTACGCCGTGCCGGTTCTTGACCTTGAAATTTGGCAGGTTTTAGTTCGCCAGAATAGCCTCCAATTTCTTGTCTGCAATAGGATTACAAAGGAAGCGCGCCCCCGGATTGAGGCCTATCAGAGTGACCCCCAGAACCATCCCTTCCAACTTTTTGAAACATTAGAGGTTGGGGCGGTTGAAATCACCCTCAAAAATGGTCGCCTTACGGTCGAAAATTAGCTTCCGGACTTGACGCCGAGGTTAAGTACAAGCCTCTTTTTCCCGATAACATAAAAGAAATATTAGAATTATAACATCCCTGCAACACTTGAGTTGCGAGGTGGATTTCAAGATTATGAGCCTTACTGGAAATCTAAAAACTGTTTCCTTTCCGGACATTTTGCAGCTTCTGTCAACGGGGAAGAAGACTGGAATTCTGCAGGTCGCTACCTCCGCCAGGCAAAAGGAGGTTGCCTTCCGTGATGGGAATATTATTCATGCTTCAGCTATTAACTCAACTGAAGACCTTCTCGGCAATCTACTTCTGAAACGGGGTAAAATCTCCAAAGCCGACCTGGATAAAGCGATTGCCCTGCACAAGCAGACCGGACGGCAGCTCGGGACGACCCTGGTCGATATGAATCTCTTTGACCGGGAAGAAGTCGTCGAGTGCCTCAAAATGCAGATAGAGGAGATTGTTTACAATCTCTTTTCCTGGCAGGAAGGTGAATTCAAGTTTGTCGAAGGAGTTCTGCCGAAGAAGGTCCCCATCATGGTCGAACTCAGTACGACCAATATTATCATGGAGGGGACCCGCCGCATCGATGAATGGGTGGAGATTCAAAAGGTACTTCCACCGGATGATATAATATTAAAACTGAATCCCAGTCCGCGCGCCAAACGGGACGAAATCACCATGACGCTGGAAGAGTACCGTGTGCTTTCGCTCATAAACGGCGAGCGCACCATGCCGGACTTGATTGAAGCCTCGCCAATTGGCGAATTTGTCACCTGTCGCGCCGTATATAAGTTGATAGTGTCCGGGCTGGTTCAGGCGGCCGGCAAAGCGGAACGAAAGAATGAAGAAGAGATTCAAAATGATGAAGAGATTGTGCTTTCCATCCTCTTTGCCCTCTACAACAACTGCTTCTATCGGATAAAATCGCTGGTGGAGACCATCGTGGGAGACGAAAACCCGATGTTCCATAAGTATCTTTCAGGATTCCGCAATGGCTTTCTGGTCTATTTCCCCGGCTTCGATCCCAACGCCGATATAAGCCCCACCTTCGACCGCTTCTACAATGAAATCATTAAGATACCGCCGGCGGTGAGAATGCATACGGTCATGTCGGCCCTGGAAAATATGCTGAGCAATCAGCTTGAGTATGTATTTTATTTCCTGGGGATAGGTCCGTACCGCCAAGCGATAAATCTTGTGAAGAAGGAAGTTTCCGAACCGCTCGCTTTAAAACGGGAACTGGTGAAAAGATATCAGATAGATGAGAATTTGATAAACTCCGTCAAGAAGGCGGAGCGTGTCGTTAAATTAGTTAAGGGTGCATCATGATGAATAGAAAACGGATTTTATCAGGTGGTCTTGCCGCATTCATTGCTCTGACCCCCGCTGCCTATGCCGGTAACGGCGTAGAAGGCGGCTTTACGGCCGTCTCGATACTGCATCTGGCGCTTTTGCTGTGCGCCATTGTCGGGCTGATCTGGGCCATGAAAATCCTTTCCCTGGTTCGCGGGGGACTGATGTCCAAGAGCTGGCAGATGATTTTGGTCGGGTTTATCTGCCTCTGCCTGGCGCAGGCGGTGGCGCTGGTTTCCAAGCTCGGCTTTTTAGCCGTCCCGGAGACTGTAGTGACCTTACTTTATCTGTCAATGGCGGCAACCTGGCTGGCGGGACTGTATCAGACCCGAAAAGTTCTCGGATGAATTATATTTGATTGACACAAGTTGTGATGGCGATTATAATTACGAAACGGCAAAAATGACCGAATGTAACCTTTTGATTTATAGAAAATTGCCGTGTAATCTGGAGCAAATGTAATGGCGTTTACCACCGAACTGGATGACCGGATTTCCAAGTGCAACAAAATTCTGGACGAGAATCCGAACTCCCAGATTTTTGCGGCGCTGGCCGAGGCATATCGCAAGAAAGGTGAGTTGGATAAAGCCTTTCGAGTATGCCAGAATGGATTGCGGGTTCATCCCAATTATGGCTCAGCACACATGGTAATGGCCAAGATCAACTTTGATAAGGGTCTATATGATTGGGCGGAACTGGAGGTTCAGAAGGCGATAGAGCTGGAAGGCAGCAGTCACGCCAGCGACCTTCTGTTGGCTGAAATCTATATTTATAAGGGAGAGTTTGCCAAGGCAACCAAAATATTGAATCGTTTACATTCCGCGGATACCTCCAATCAGCAGGTCCTCAAGCTTCTGGAGATAGCCAAGAAACTTCCTCTGGAGTCGGCGCGCAAGATTGAAGGTACTGCCCATATTGAGTCCAAGGCGGCGCCGACAGCTCCCGCTTTGGAGCCGGCAGTTGACCGCATCAGTATGAATCAGTTTCTCAATCATATGATGGAAATCTCCGGGGTGGAAGGAGTGCTGCTGATACACAAGGATGGACTGGTGGCTGATTCTCGCTGGGACAATCCGCAGGACCGCGATCTCTGCGGCGCCCTTGCCGGCGATATTGAACGGACAATAAAAGCGCAGTTGGGAAACTCACCTTTTGGAAAATATGAGAATGTTCTGGTCGAGGCCGGCGACCTGATTGTCAATCTGTTGCCTTTAGGCGGCAGTTTTCTGCTTATTCGCGCCAACAAACAGATAAATCTCGGGACGCTTCGTTTGAAAATGACCGCCTTGCTGCGTCGCCTGGACCTGGAATATAATTAGTCAGGAGGAAATTCAGATGACCCTTTATGGAAAAGACAGCCGACTGGTACTCCTGATTTCAAGTCTCTTAATAGTGGTGCCAATGGTTGTTTTCCCCCGCAAGCTGGGGATGGACCTCTCGACCGGTTCCTTTGCATATTCTCTGCTGGAAATTCTTTACTACGGTATTGTGGTATTCATATTGCGGCCTCAATCCAGTCTGTTGCAAATATTGCAGGGAGCAGGGATTACCTTCCTCTACCGCATCGCTCTGGGCACAGTTTTCGGGATTATGCTGGCGGTAATGTATAATCTCAACTTTTCGGTCTCGCTGACGCTCGGTATTTCGCGCTACCTGCCGGCCATTCTGCTGCATATTCTGGCGGCGCCGTTTACCTTGAGGCCGATTTACAGAGCGATGTTCGGCGACGCGGCGCGGGAACGACGGCATTACATTAAGAAATACCAGCCGCCGACTGCATCACGAGAAACTACCGGACACGCGCCGACTGCGCCCGCCGAGCATCATCGCGCAAGCGCTGTCTTTGAGCATGGCGCCTCTGAACCCCGGTCGGATAGTTCGGTCGGTCACGAACAGAACGGTTTTGACCGCGCCGTCCGTTATCTTGCCGAGCATCATGCCGTCTTGCTGGCGGCCGTGGTTGACCTGGAAGGCTTGACCGTGGCATCTTTCAAACGCGGCAATGTTGACCTGGAGCGCTGGGCGCCGTTATCGCTCCTGTTGCAGAAATCGAATGAGAAGATACTTAAGCGGAATCGGGAAGGGGAAATCCCGGACCGTATCGATATGTCGTTTGCCTCCATGAAATTAATCGTAGTCAAAGCCGGGTATTTCAATCTGCTGGTTCTGGCTAACAGGGAGGAAGACGACTTACTGGGTATAAGAATTATACAGGCAACGGAATTAATAAAGAAATATACGTCCGAACGTTACGGCGCAGCAGTGTCGTACAGTGCGGAGGAGAAATATGTATCAAATTCTTGAAGAACTCAACAAGACTTCCGGAATTACCGGTTCGATGATTGTGGGTAATGACGGTATAGTTATTGCGGCTGACCTCGATACCTCCTTTGAAGAAGAGGCGGTGGGCGCTCTGGCGGCATCAATTACGACCAATATTCAGAAGTCGCTGGACCGCTTACAGCAGACCCCGCTGGCGCAGGTGACCATTGAAGCGGCCAACGGAAAATTATTTTTTAGCAACGCCGGGATTGGAATTTTGGTGGTAACTGCCGAAAAAGACGTAAATATCGGTTTGATTAGACTTGAGATCAAAAACGCTATTGCGAGAATAGGCAGTCACAATTAGGGTAGCTTCACCCTGGAAAAAAGGATACTATGGTCTCAATAAATTATGCATCGCGCGAGGTCACCTGTAAGATTGTCTTCTATGGACCAGGG encodes:
- a CDS encoding 4Fe-4S binding protein, with the translated sequence MLIIAQELCLDCGGCVPLCPVEGLFLSFEDLFCDQALCTLCGACPEFCPVRAITLELKDAV
- a CDS encoding M28 family peptidase codes for the protein MSIRRISLLALLLLAATAVYADDLYLLRIEGKEALEYSRQIAGNAYGTINGRFLVALSDSDVRSLQSLGVPLELVSRDFDPDRYYLVAPVNPLEFRKVLPFVSLYTEENYYIIEATASEAERVRLSGFMPVPLAGRTTPLFYKPREVTAFKPLDSYPYDTLAPYILQDSLYSYNTRLEAFRTRYVDSDSILAAEDWLYDKFLSFGYTQVSKELFYLPGIACNNIVCVKPGTTEPDNVVVIGGHFDSYNQQSNPSVYAPGADDNASGTSAVLELARVLKDVPLNKTLIFYAFSAEEVGLVGSYVAAQNLYFQGTNIEYMLNFDMIGYTDDAVNDVVLFSGPFTAYAALMASAATRVTTLIPYYGGSAGNSDHASFVDFGYHAVYAQEGDFNFPGWHTDIDLTSRMNFSHMTEIVRMAVAGLGQADIAASPTFIDRVYDVGDGQSLQINWSSNCRPDYTYKIVYGAESGIYTDTLAVTPPNCTYTINGLQQGITYYLAVLGENAQGHGPIYLPEDSGVSYVEPRAPRGFVVEPDSARIELSWRSNSELDLDHYKILRRESGGAWQTLVPSLTDTFYIDYAVLGHTMYEYTVLAVDNLNNESDTALVSGTVPATFDGGILFVEETAAGGLNPTELKQAAYYDSVFTGIINTKHQIGPTNQYLTRSLAGQYSSVLWFDDDISSHLFDVSLDSMRWYLGYATNLMLAGFQSVYWLSGNGLQGPGDFVYDEFGITRVTENSALDFVGATGVNGWPNLSLKTGSPFNGVLPSVSVFETLPGATPIYNYDSQSNNPLYEGKTAGVIFNSASGKRIALSFPIYYLTASSAQSLIARVLTEFGEESGRPFGDVNGNGIVNILDVVALISYLYKSGPAPDDLNYADPNGNCAINILDITYLVAYLYKGGPAPVAGCVE
- the rpsT gene encoding 30S ribosomal protein S20 gives rise to the protein MPYHKSCKKRMKTSALARQRNRAARSDMKSIVKELKACKSRAEAEKIFRDAASTIDRAAGKNLIHKNKAARDKSKLAAFVASLPSS
- the murJ gene encoding murein biosynthesis integral membrane protein MurJ, producing MSNKENQSVAASAGKVSLATAVSRILGLVREQVQAYFFGAGMMTDAFVAAFRIPNLLRDLFAEGALSSAFVPVFKEKIVNRGKEEAFRLANLTISNLVIIVGGIVALGIIFTPALIYISAKGFYDDPAKFALTVNLTRIMFVFLLMVSVSAVQMGILNSCGRFGVPALAPTLFNAGMILAPVLLYSYFEVPIYTMAIGVLLGGLGQILFQIPSLRKVGYRFQFKADFKDEGIARINRLISPMILGLSASRINILVSTLLASLLAEGAMSYLNYAYRLMHFPLGVFGVALGTVALPKVSEQVASRREDLLVKTFHEAVGLSTFLVVPSAVYLAGFGTDLVRLIYERGAFDAAATANTVQALLFYSFGLVGFAGVRVAAPVFYALGDARKPMIYSLVSVVVNIVLNFALIPFWGFAGLAAATSAAGLVNFGQLLFSLRRQIPAVDIKFIAVHFVKVSTAALLAFVSVRFIPFDRWFAIAGIGGKVLTVTAQIAAMGIIYLLILKILKVEEVGRLLSFLNRLIRK
- a CDS encoding NAD(P)/FAD-dependent oxidoreductase, with the translated sequence MRYDAVVIGAGPAGSMAAVEIARAGFSVALLEKHSQPGTPLCCGEAVSKGALDRLMSLKPDLISCTIDEIKVVSPGGKAITVKHPGAGYILNRPQFDLELARQAVAAGAELLTETIGLQLSGETAFESLAIDNRKDGPGTIDARIFIAADGVESKVARLAGIPNLINVRETESLLQYRLKNIEVDPALIEIYLGRRIAPSSYLWIFPKSDREANVGLGVSTRLTQKFPPEQLLNDFIGSRFPGAIEAGKFCGLAPRYQGERIFRLKNLLVAGDAARADDSISGAGILYALLSGRYAGMAAAAFLRGDIRQEAELDQLYPKKFLDEKGEELALYRKLRNIYDRLTDDDFDEIIVALIEFFAARDSVAGLKPGQILAGLIKTRPKLLKYVRHLW